The Moorella glycerini genomic interval CCTGACGCCGGCGGCCCGCCGGGCTGCGGCTGCGGCCGAAGTACTTATCGGTGGCCCCCGGGCTTTGAGCCTTTTTCAAGATTTGGAGTGCGAGAAAAGGGTGATCACTGGCGACCTGGAAGGATTACGTTCCTTTCTGTTACAAATACGCGGCCGCCCGGCGGCTATACTGGTATCAGGGGACCCCGGCTTTTACAGCCTCCTCTCGTGGCTCAAGCGCCAGTTTCCCGGAGAAAAAATTAACGTTATCCCCGGTATCAGTTCCGTCCAGCTGGCCTTTGCTCGCCTGATGCAGGGCTGGGAAGATGCCACTTTCCTGAGCTGCCATGGACGCTCCCTGGAGATCCTGGAACCATACCTGCCCCGGCTGGCTGCCGGGAAAGCGAGGCTGGCCATGTTGACCGGCGGGGCTAACACACCGGCAGCTATAGGTAAATACCTGGCCGACCACGGCCTCGCCAGGATAAAGTTGTGGGTGGGTACCGACCTGGGTAGCGATCAGGAGCAAACAATCTGGCTGACGGCAGCCGAACTGGCCCGGCAGCCCTTAACCAGGCCCGGGGTGGTGATAGCCGGTTATGAACCGGATTAACTGGCCCTACAGCACGCCGGGGATACCTGACCATTACTTTAGCCGCAGCCAGGTCCCCCTGACGAAAGAGGAAGTCCGCATCCTTACCCTGGCCAAAGCCCGTTTGGGTCCGGGTATGATCGTTTATGATGTTGGCTCTGGAACCGGGACCCTGGCCGTTGAAGCGGCCAGGCTGGTGGCTCCGGGACAGGTCCTGGCCGTGGAGGTAAACCCGGAGGCCTGTACCCTGATCAGGGAGAATGTAAAGCGTTTTGGCCTGGATAATGTCCAGGTGGTGGCCGGCAGGGCCCCGGCAGCCCTGGAGGGGTTGCCGCCGCCGGACCGGGTTTTCATCGGGGGTAGCGGTGGGCACTTAGACGAGATTTTAAGGGCCTGCCATGAAGCTTTGCGGCCGGGAGGCATTATCGTCCTCAATGCCATCACCGTCGAAACCTTGAGTACGGCCCTGGCCTTCGGCTATCATCAGGGTTACCAGGTAGAGGCCCTGGCAACCAACCTGGCCCGCCTGGAACCGGCCGGCCGTTACCACATCTGGCGCGCCCTTAATCCGGTATATATAGTGCAGCTGGTGAAAGATTGTCCTTAGGGACAGTAGTATACCGGGCTAATAATTGCGGTTGATTAATGAATACCATCAAATGATGGCATGGTGGGATAAGGGGTGGAGGCTTTTGGTGAGTGGAACCTTCT includes:
- the cbiT gene encoding precorrin-6Y C5,15-methyltransferase (decarboxylating) subunit CbiT is translated as MNRINWPYSTPGIPDHYFSRSQVPLTKEEVRILTLAKARLGPGMIVYDVGSGTGTLAVEAARLVAPGQVLAVEVNPEACTLIRENVKRFGLDNVQVVAGRAPAALEGLPPPDRVFIGGSGGHLDEILRACHEALRPGGIIVLNAITVETLSTALAFGYHQGYQVEALATNLARLEPAGRYHIWRALNPVYIVQLVKDCP
- the cbiE gene encoding precorrin-6y C5,15-methyltransferase (decarboxylating) subunit CbiE — its product is MGAEGRWLTVIGVGPGNQEYLTPAARRAAAAAEVLIGGPRALSLFQDLECEKRVITGDLEGLRSFLLQIRGRPAAILVSGDPGFYSLLSWLKRQFPGEKINVIPGISSVQLAFARLMQGWEDATFLSCHGRSLEILEPYLPRLAAGKARLAMLTGGANTPAAIGKYLADHGLARIKLWVGTDLGSDQEQTIWLTAAELARQPLTRPGVVIAGYEPD